The window CCCAACTAGAGCAAGTTAAATCTGAAATCGCTGATTGCCACTGTCAACTTCAACAAGGTTGCCGCATCCCCCTTCCCTCCACATAATCCGCATAAATCATCTGCGAAACCTTGGGCGGCGTATCCCCAACATGAAACGCACGTGCACGATCTTCAATTACCCGATCCGAATTCGTCACTCGCTCAAATTGCCGCTTGTGTTCCGCCCAAGATTCCACAACCATCGTCTCCACAAACCGACCGGGGTCAGATAAATCTTGGTACAATCCCCATTGAATCGCCCCATCTCGACGACGAATTAAACTCAGTGCCTGCATCGCCTTGGTAAATTCCTCAGCATTATCGGCATCAATGCGATACTCCAGTGTAACCATGACCGGCCCATCATTCGGGCAAGGCTCAAAAGCCTGAATCGGCTGATTCCAGTGTAGCGAGGCAGATAAGTCGAATTTCTCCACACACCGCAGACGATAGCGAGTCGTCAGTCCCACACACACCATCAATCCTATAGCAGCGGCAGTGAGGGCAGTGGAGATTCCAGTCCGTTGTGCGATCGCACCCCATAATAAACTCCCCAGTGCCATGCATCCCTGGAACACCAACATCTGAGTGGCGATTGCTCTGGCACGTACCCAAGTGGGAACAGCGGTTTGAGCCGACACACTCAAACTCACCATCACAGATAGGGATGCAATCCCCACCACAAACATTACCCCACAGATCAGGTAGACGTTGCGGACAGAGGCTAACACCAGCATCATCGCACCCATCAGCAGCGATGCCCCGGCAACCAAATGGTCAATCGAAGTCTTTTGCCGCACCTTGGGGATAATAAACGCTCCCGTTAACCCACCAATCCCCCAGAAGCCTAGTATTATACCATACCCTAAGGCATCCAGACCTAATTCTCTGCGTCCTAACAGGGGTAATAAGGCAAACAATGCACTGGCAAACAGAATGTAAGCGGCTGTACGAATGTACACCGTCTGAAGCAGGGGAGCGAAACGCGCATAACGAATCCCGGCTTGGATAGCTCCCACAAACCGTTCGGCGGGTAAGGCACTGGTTTGGGTTGTTCTTTGCCAACGATAAAGCACCAGCATTACCGCCACAAATGAAGCCGCATTTAACAGAAAAACAACACCCGTGCTTGTCGCCGCAATCACTATCCCCGCCACAGCCGGGCCAATGGAACGTGATAAGTTAATCACAATCCCACTTAAGGTGACGGCGGAGGAAAGTTCCTCTTTCGCCACCAATTCCGGGACAATCGCTTGCCAGACGGGCATATTCATCGCACTGCCGACACTGAGGGCAAAGGTGAGTACTAGCAATATCCAGGGGGTAGTGATACCTGTAACCGTTAATACTCCAAGCAATGCGGCTACAACCAGCATCCAACCTTGGGTAAACAACAGCATCTTGCGCCGATCTACCACATCTGCGATCGCACCGGCGGGTAACGCCAGTAGAAAAAACGGCAAGCTTGATGCCGCCTGCATCAGTGCCACTAAAAAAGGTGAAGGCGAGAGAGAAGTCATCAGCCATGCAGCCCCCACAT of the Allocoleopsis franciscana PCC 7113 genome contains:
- a CDS encoding MFS transporter, which codes for MNASTITPTSTWSPLRQPVFRALWMASAVSSIGTWMHDVGAAWLMTSLSPSPFLVALMQAASSLPFFLLALPAGAIADVVDRRKMLLFTQGWMLVVAALLGVLTVTGITTPWILLVLTFALSVGSAMNMPVWQAIVPELVAKEELSSAVTLSGIVINLSRSIGPAVAGIVIAATSTGVVFLLNAASFVAVMLVLYRWQRTTQTSALPAERFVGAIQAGIRYARFAPLLQTVYIRTAAYILFASALFALLPLLGRRELGLDALGYGIILGFWGIGGLTGAFIIPKVRQKTSIDHLVAGASLLMGAMMLVLASVRNVYLICGVMFVVGIASLSVMVSLSVSAQTAVPTWVRARAIATQMLVFQGCMALGSLLWGAIAQRTGISTALTAAAIGLMVCVGLTTRYRLRCVEKFDLSASLHWNQPIQAFEPCPNDGPVMVTLEYRIDADNAEEFTKAMQALSLIRRRDGAIQWGLYQDLSDPGRFVETMVVESWAEHKRQFERVTNSDRVIEDRARAFHVGDTPPKVSQMIYADYVEGRGMRQPC